In one Brassica oleracea var. oleracea cultivar TO1000 chromosome C9, BOL, whole genome shotgun sequence genomic region, the following are encoded:
- the LOC106314682 gene encoding uncharacterized protein LOC106314682, whose protein sequence is MSAKFPPHSLHPEYQETQAPKPNTREDKKSRPDQGKSSDPTIFFELTCYRCKEKEHVVKFCPTKKALIKTEPQSQQHLVMSHKKSNSMSVLTYLYSAQKVENISGNNMEYGEGCETTKVDTSNLNKKNLPDAQPIDKNQSKLLNPYTLQSTNLIYLCVGKRVSRTKLHED, encoded by the exons ATGTCTGCAAAGTTTCCCCCGCACAGCCTGCATCCAGAGTACCAAGAAACTCAAGCTCCTAAGCCAAATACCCGAGAAGACAAAAAATCTAGACCTGATCAAGGTAAGTCTTCCGATCCTACAATTTTCTTTGAACTAACATGTTATAGGTGTAAAGAGAAGGAACATGTTGTTAAATTCTGTCCCACAAAAAAAGCTTTAATAAAAACAGAGCCACAATCTCAACAACACTTAGTCATGAGCCACAAGAAATC AAATTCCATGAGTGTCTTAACATACCTATATAGTGCCCAAAAGGTTGAAAATATTTCAGGTAATAACATGGAATATGGTGAAGGTTGTGAAACGACAAAAGT TGACACCAGTAATCTCAATAAAAAAAACCTGCCTGATGCTCAACCAATCGACAAAAATCAGTCTAAGCTCCTAAACCCTTACACACTACAGTCGACTAACTTGATCTATCTGTGTGTAGGTAAAAGAGTTTCACGGACAAAACTTCATGAAGATTGA
- the LOC106314683 gene encoding uncharacterized protein LOC106314683, whose protein sequence is MKTGFGGESLTTKDMVKGVSEASRSIVDRLPRPASENTNGGKSRFTFISESVNRNLLFNKKITDPLLQILRRGTEPKQLAFSPALGITLGIFPICGVPVFLCGVAIAFLGSACHAPTVMLANIIASPAELALVVPFLRLGEKVTGGPHFPLTSDALKKVFTGQASHEVFLSIGNALLGWLVATPFFFIALYLVLLPCFKILVRKFGGDASTRKIPVCMETELNPKPRVA, encoded by the exons ATGAAAACCGGATTTGGCGGAGAGAGCTTGACGACGAAGGACATGGTTAAGGGTGTGTCTGAAGCTTCAAGG TCAATAGTAGACCGATTACCCAGACCCGCTTCTGAAAATACCAACGGAGGCAAAAGCCGATTCACGTTCATCTCCGAATCTGTGAATAGAAACCTTTTGTTCAATAAGAAAATCACCGATCCTCTCCTCCAGATCTTGCGTAG AGGCACTGAGCCGAAGCAGCTTGCTTTCTCCCCGGCACTCGGTATTACCTTGGGGATATTTCCCATATGCGGTGTTCCTGTGTTTCTGTGTGGAGTAGCTATTGCGTTTCTTGGATCTGCTTGTCATGCTCCTACCGTGATGTTGGCTAACATCATTGCCAGTCCAGCAGAACTTGC CCTCGTGGTGCCTTTCCTAAGACTTGGTGAGAAAGTCACAGGTGGACCTCATTTTCCTTTGACATCAGATGCCCTGAAGAAGGTTTTCACTGGTCAAGCCTCCCATGAAGTCTTTTTAAGCATTGGTAATGCG TTACTAGGGTGGCTTGTAGCAACTCCATTCTTCTTTATTGCGCTGTACCTTGTGTTGCTTCCGTGTTTCAAGATCCTTGTTCGCAAGTTTGGCGGCGATGCTTCAACCCGCAAAATACCAGTATGTATGGAGACGGAGCTCAATCCGAAGCCTAGAGTCGCTTAA
- the LOC106317472 gene encoding B-box zinc finger protein 23: MKIQCEVCEKAEAEVLCCSDEAALCKPCDITVHEANKLFQRHHRVPLQKPSSTTSSAAPLCDICKERKGYFFCLDDRALLCNDCDGAIHICSSHQRFLLSGVQASDQSLTKSSGCSTNLSSETYHIQSKASLNSQYSSEENEAGNSGETDKTPSVILSP, encoded by the exons ATGAAGATACAGTGTGAAGTGTGTGAAAAAGCTGAAGCAGAAGTACTTTGCTGTTCAGATGAAGCTGCACTTTGCAAGCCATGTGACATTACGGTTCATGAAGCTAATAAACTTTTCCAGAGGCATCACCGAGTTCCTCTACAGAAACCTTCATCCACCACATCATCTGCAGCTCCTCTATGTGATATTTGCAAG GAGAGAAAAGGGTACTTCTTCTGCTTAGATGACAGAGCATTGCTCTGTAATGACTGTGATGGAGCCATTCACATTTGCAGCTCCCACCAAAGATTTCTACTTTCTGGAGTCCAAGCTTCTGATCAGTCTTTGACTAAAAGCTCCGGATGCAGCACTAATCTTAGCTCCGAAACTTACCACATTCAGTCAAAAGCATCTTTGAATAGTCAATATTCCAGTGAGGAGAATGAAGCCGGAAACTCAGGTGAGACAGACAAGACTCCTTCTGTCATCTTAAGTCCTTAA